From the Prochlorococcus marinus CUG1416 genome, the window AAAACTAAAGAACAATTAGAAAAATTAAGAGAAGTAGCTGAAGCATCTTTAACAAAAACTGATGAACTTCAGAAAGTTCTTGCTCAAATCGAAGCTTTAATGTCTAGAGAAGAATCACAAACATTATCAAAGAAGAAATAATTATTAAAAAATTTTTTAGTTTATGTACTTTTAATTACAACTCTGCAATACCGTAGTCGTTATTAATTAAATATACAGAACCCGTTCCTAAGTATTCTGTTAGGTCTCGAGGTCTTACCTTCTTTAAGTAAAAGACCTCTTTAATTTGTTTATTTTAATTATATTTTTATAGTCAGCTTATTTAGTTGATTAATTTATGAATTTCTTTCTTACAAACATTTACATCGAAAGATTCAGTTCTTATAATTTCTATTCCTGTTTTTTCAGTAACTTTAACAGTTGCATTGCATTCATCTTGTTTAAGAGACAAATAACTAGGCTTATGATTGTTTAAATCTAATTCAATATTTGATTCAGAATCTTTTTTATATTTTTCCATCACCAAGGTAAGTGCCTCTATCTCAACGGAAAAATTTTCATTTGCTTTTGCCTCAAATGGAATAATGAGAAATGGAAATAAAATAAAGATTATTAATTTTTTCATTTCTATAAAATGGATTTATTTTTTTTATAACGTGAATCTTCTTCTAAAGAAAGTGGCATTAGCTGTATTTATTCTAAAATATCTATTTCAGTATTAAAAATAGATTTATTTTTGTAATTTAATTGATAGAAATGTTAAATGAGACTTTTAAGTATCAATTGGAATATTCTATTGAAAAACTTAATTCACTTTATTGTGATTTTTATTTAAGATCTGCGAATAAGTCTGTTTGCAAAATACTTTATCTTTACTTTTCCCTCAATTTTTCTTGCAATAGTTTTTTCTTTGACTTTATTTTTATTTAGATTAACTATTTCATCTGAAACATTTTTACCAGTTTCAAAATAACCTTTAATTTTTTCTAATTCTTCTTTATTTAATCTTTTTGTTGCACCTTTTGCATTGATTCCAAGTTTCTTGCAAGCTAATAATATTCTATTACTTTCTACGTTAATCTCTTTGGCAATATTAAAAATTGGAGTGTTGATAGACATTATTTTTTTACTGTGGAGTTTATTATTAATAGTATATTTGTAAATTATTAATTTATTGTATTTTTAACTAATATTAATTTCAAAATGTTTTGTTAGATTAAGCAACTTCATCTTCTAAATTGTTTAAATCATTAAATTTATTTTTCATAGTTGGGTTATTTCTAGTTAATTTTTTTACCGTTAAATCTTGAGATTTGCTGTCGGCTGATATGAGGTGTTTTTTTGAAATAATTAAAGCCTCCTTAGTTTTTTGTAAATGAGTTATTGATTTATCTATTTCTGAAATTGCATCATTAAATCTATCTTTGGCGAGTGATACATTTTTACCAACTGCACTCTTAAATTGCTCAAGAGTACTTTCAAAGTTAGTTATGTCGTAGTTCTCGCGTTTCATTAAATCAATTTGTGATTTGTATTTTATAGTTTCCATAGATGCATTTCTTAGTAGAGAAATAATTGGCAAAAAGAATTGTGGTCTTATGACATACATCTTTGGAAATCTATGAGAAACATCTACTATTCCTGCATTATATAATTCACTATCTGGTTCTAGAAGCGAGACAAGTACTGCATACTCACAAGATTTTTGTCTTCTGTCTTTATCTAATTCTTTTAAAAAATCTTCGTTCTTCCTTTTATTAAATCCATTTATACTTTCATTCTTCATCTCAAACATTATAGAAACGATTTCAATTTTGTTATTATCAAATTCTCTGAATATATAGTCACCTTTGCTTCCAGAAGTTGCATCATTATCCTTTTCAAAATATGAGTTTTTGAATGCAGTAGCACGATTTAGGTTGAATTGGGTTTCGCAATGGATTTCTAAAGTTTCGCCTACCATCTTTGTAGACAATCTAGATTTCATTTCTCTAAGCTCCTGAATAGTTAGGTCCCTTTCACTAATTTTGCTTTTAAACTTTTCTTCAATTAATTTTTCATTAATTGAGTGCTCAAGCCTCATCTTTTCAATAGAATTTGTTAACGATGAGTTTTCTTTTTCTAAATTAATAACAGCTTCATTGACTTTGTTTTTTAAAGATAATTCTGAAATTAATGACTGGTTTGTAATCTCATCCTTTAATTTGGTTAATTCATTATTCAGTGAATTAATTTTATTTGTTGCTTGATTCCTTAAATCATTTAGGGCATTTGTTTTCTTTTCTTCTGCGATATTTAATTGAGATTCAAGAGCTTGTATCTTAGTCTCTTTAATACGGTTTTGCTCTATTAACTGTATTTTTAATTCTCGCTTTAGAATTTCCAAAGCTTTTTTATTATCTTCTTCGGCTAATTCAAGTCTTTCTTTTATTTGTTTATTAAATTCTTCGTCTTTTATTTGTAGAAGTATTTCTTCAAAGCTGCTTGGATCAATTCGGAAAGTTTTGCCACATGATGGACATTTAATATCTTTCATTTTTAATTAAAAAATTAATATTAGAAAGGATTTAATATTCAACTAATTTAAATAGAATATTATTCTTGACTAAGAATAAACAATGATTCAATTTTATGCATTAAAAAATAAAAAAATTCTCAAAGTAAGTTATATTAATCCAGATTCTTTAAGAATATTAATTTTATTTGCTAATTCGATATCGGCTGAAGATATTGAGCGATCTAATGTTTTGTGAGAAGAGACTGTGTAGCCACTATCATCAACAAATTCATCTTCTGCATTTTTTAAATGTACATTCTCATTTTGGATGCCTTTGTAATTATCCGATTTATATGAATTTGAATTACTAATATTGCTATATCCAAAATTTGCAATTCCTCTAGCACCTAATGCTTCCTCAACTAATATTCCAACAACTTTAGATCTACTTATAGATTCACTTTTAGATATTTCATCAATAATTTCAAGCACCCTTTTTCTAGGAAGATATCCTATCCTTTTTACCTTATTTTCCATTGGATTTTATATATGTCATTATTGTAACACTTCTGTCAAATTTAATTAGATTTTAATTGAAAGTACTAATTTTAAAATTAAGTAATAAAAGAAAGTATAATTTTTATAGAAGTTTCATAGAAATTTTGTCTTAATTAGTGATTAGGATAGTTTTATAAGCATCCTTTAATTACTTTTTCTAATTATTTAATAATTTCTAAATCATTTAATTTAAATTCTTAAACCTTATGAAAGATAAACTTTATGACAATGCTGACAGCTTTGCAATGTCATTTGACGAGGAATGGAAAAATCTTGATTGCGAGGATTCACGATTAAAGATAGATAAAGTATTTGAACTTTTATCTGACCATCCTTTTTTAGTTTCTAATCCAGAAAACGCAAGAAAAATGGCTGAATTTAGAATATTTTCATTAAAGAAGTTTCAATAATAATTATTATTTTTTGAAATTACTAATTTAAGTTAACTTTTCAATACTTGGATTTAAATATTTGGTGAATTAAAAAATCCCTTGCTATACAAAAATAATGTTATGCCTATTATTGGACCTATTCCAAATATGAAGAGAACTAATTTTGCAGAATTTTTTGTTTGACCTAATTCATTATTTTTTTTATTTGACTTAGTTTTAATTTTTTTAGAATTTTTGTTTTTCATGATGATTATATTACTACATTGCAACTTTCAAGATTTTGATAAATTATTAAATCAATAATGTTTTTCAAATTTAACTAAATTTAATTAGGAATCTTAAAAAATACAATAATGTATAATGTAATTAATGAAAAGCAAATATGAGTGCAACTAAGAGAGAGGAAGTTAGTTCTCACCTTAGATATATTAGGTTAGAGCTTAGACATATGCATCAAATGCTTATCAAAGATGATTTGTTGCCAGATCTAAATGAAGCAAAGGAAGTACATGCACAACTAGATGCTTTATTGGATTTAATCTCAGATAAAAGAGTAAAAAAGATAAAAAGTCAATTTGATAATTTTTAAATCATTTGAATAAATTTATAAATAATTAGTTTCCGATTCTATTTTTTTTCGATTATCGTGCATCATTTCTAGTTTATTGTATATTTCTTTAATTTGAATTTGTAATAGATCAGTTGAATTAATATTGCTTAAGGAATCCATTGCTGAAAGAAGATTTTCCTTTGCCTCAATCAAATGTCTACATTCTTTACTGCCGGCTTCGTATGACATAAGTATTATAAAAAAAACAATTATCACAAATATATAGAAAACTCTTCAGTATTGCTTGATACGCTTATTAAATGAAAACTTATTATTGTTATTTGTAATACAGAGTAGATAATTATATTTACTAAAATTATTAAAAAAAACTAATGAATCAAAATTCCAATAATTATGAATTCTGTATTAATTTAGCCATAGATAATGCAAAAAAAAGAATTAGTTTATTAGATGATTCTGATAAAAATTGTGTTTTAGAGGAATATAAGGAATGGATTAAGGACGGTTTGAGTAACCATACAGTCTTACTACTTAGAGAAGATCCAATTATCTAAAATATTTTTAATTCTTTGCATTTGAAGTAACCTTATATAAGAAAAAAAGGCTTACAATAAATGTAAAAATTAATAAAATAGTTATAAATGAAAAGTTATACATAATTACATTTAAAGTTTTTTTTTAATAGTAACAGTTTTTATTATATTTCCCTTTGAATTTAGTTTTCTTTTAAAAGTGAAAAAATAAATTTCTTAAAGACTTCTTTATCTAAGTGAATTTCTTTAGAATTGTAATCTTTTAATTTCTTGAAAATTAAATCTACTAAATATTCTGATT encodes:
- a CDS encoding translation initiation factor IF-2 N-terminal domain-containing protein, with protein sequence MSINTPIFNIAKEINVESNRILLACKKLGINAKGATKRLNKEELEKIKGYFETGKNVSDEIVNLNKNKVKEKTIARKIEGKVKIKYFANRLIRRS
- a CDS encoding DUF2130 domain-containing protein encodes the protein MKDIKCPSCGKTFRIDPSSFEEILLQIKDEEFNKQIKERLELAEEDNKKALEILKRELKIQLIEQNRIKETKIQALESQLNIAEEKKTNALNDLRNQATNKINSLNNELTKLKDEITNQSLISELSLKNKVNEAVINLEKENSSLTNSIEKMRLEHSINEKLIEEKFKSKISERDLTIQELREMKSRLSTKMVGETLEIHCETQFNLNRATAFKNSYFEKDNDATSGSKGDYIFREFDNNKIEIVSIMFEMKNESINGFNKRKNEDFLKELDKDRRQKSCEYAVLVSLLEPDSELYNAGIVDVSHRFPKMYVIRPQFFLPIISLLRNASMETIKYKSQIDLMKRENYDITNFESTLEQFKSAVGKNVSLAKDRFNDAISEIDKSITHLQKTKEALIISKKHLISADSKSQDLTVKKLTRNNPTMKNKFNDLNNLEDEVA
- a CDS encoding CopG family transcriptional regulator, whose amino-acid sequence is MENKVKRIGYLPRKRVLEIIDEISKSESISRSKVVGILVEEALGARGIANFGYSNISNSNSYKSDNYKGIQNENVHLKNAEDEFVDDSGYTVSSHKTLDRSISSADIELANKINILKESGLI